Proteins from one Pseudomonas sp. KBS0710 genomic window:
- a CDS encoding NAD(P)/FAD-dependent oxidoreductase, which produces MSKTNRHPADGKKPITIFGPDFPFAFDDWIEHPAGLGSIPAVNHGAEVAIVGAGIAGLVAAYELMKLGLKPVVYEASKMGGRLRSQAFEGAEGIIAELGGMRFPVSSTAFYHYVDKLGLETKPFPNPLTPASGSTVVDLEGQTHYAQKLSDLPVLFQEVADAWADALEAGSQFGDIQQAIRDRDVPRLKALWNKLVPLWDDRTFYDFVATSKAFAKLSFAHREVFGQVGFGTGGWDSDFPNSMLEIFRVVMTNCDDHQHLVVGGVAQVPMGIWRHVPERCAHWPAGTSLSSLHRGAPRAGVKRIAHATDGRFAVTDNYGDTREYAAVLTTCQSWLLTTQIECDETLFSQKMWMALDRTRYMQSSKTFVMVDRPFWKDKDPETGRDLMSMTLTDRLTRGTYLFDNGDDKPGVICLSYSWMSDALKMLPQPIDKRVKLALDALKKIYPKVDIKARIIGDPITVSWEADPHFLGAFKGALPGHYRYNQRMYAHFMQKDMPAEQRGIFIAGDDVSWTPAWVEGAVQTSLNAVWGIMTHFGGGTHPENPGPGDVFDEIGPIALAD; this is translated from the coding sequence ATCAGCAAGACCAATCGCCATCCCGCCGACGGTAAAAAACCTATCACCATCTTTGGCCCGGATTTCCCGTTTGCCTTTGATGACTGGATCGAACACCCGGCCGGCCTGGGTAGCATTCCTGCGGTCAACCATGGCGCGGAAGTGGCAATTGTGGGCGCCGGGATCGCGGGGTTGGTGGCGGCCTACGAGCTGATGAAGCTGGGCCTCAAGCCGGTGGTGTATGAGGCATCGAAGATGGGCGGGCGCTTGCGCTCCCAGGCCTTTGAAGGCGCCGAAGGCATCATCGCCGAGCTGGGCGGCATGCGTTTTCCGGTGTCGTCCACCGCGTTCTACCACTATGTGGACAAGTTGGGCCTGGAGACCAAACCTTTTCCCAACCCGCTGACACCTGCTTCCGGCAGCACAGTGGTCGACCTCGAAGGCCAGACCCACTACGCGCAGAAACTCTCGGACTTGCCCGTGCTGTTCCAGGAGGTGGCCGATGCCTGGGCGGATGCACTGGAGGCCGGCTCGCAGTTCGGTGATATCCAGCAAGCCATTCGCGACCGTGACGTGCCGCGCCTCAAAGCGCTGTGGAACAAGCTGGTACCGCTGTGGGACGACCGCACCTTCTATGACTTCGTCGCCACGTCCAAGGCGTTCGCCAAGCTGTCGTTCGCGCACCGCGAAGTGTTTGGCCAGGTGGGTTTCGGCACGGGTGGCTGGGACTCGGATTTCCCCAACTCGATGCTGGAAATCTTCCGAGTGGTGATGACCAACTGCGACGATCACCAACACCTGGTGGTTGGCGGCGTAGCGCAAGTGCCCATGGGCATCTGGCGCCATGTGCCGGAGCGTTGCGCGCATTGGCCTGCCGGCACCAGCCTCAGCTCCTTGCATCGCGGTGCGCCACGGGCGGGGGTAAAACGCATTGCCCACGCTACCGATGGCCGTTTTGCGGTCACCGACAACTACGGCGACACCCGCGAATACGCTGCCGTGCTCACCACCTGCCAAAGCTGGCTGCTGACCACTCAAATCGAATGCGACGAAACGCTGTTCTCGCAAAAGATGTGGATGGCCCTGGACCGCACGCGCTACATGCAATCGTCGAAAACCTTCGTGATGGTCGACCGCCCGTTCTGGAAAGACAAAGACCCGGAGACCGGCCGCGACCTGATGAGCATGACCCTCACCGACCGCCTCACCCGTGGCACCTATCTGTTCGACAACGGTGACGACAAGCCAGGCGTGATTTGCCTGTCGTATTCGTGGATGAGTGACGCGCTGAAAATGCTCCCGCAGCCCATCGACAAGCGCGTGAAACTGGCCCTCGACGCGCTGAAAAAGATCTACCCGAAAGTCGATATCAAGGCGCGCATCATCGGCGACCCGATCACCGTGTCCTGGGAAGCCGACCCGCATTTCCTCGGGGCCTTCAAAGGCGCATTGCCCGGCCACTATCGCTACAACCAGCGCATGTATGCGCACTTTATGCAGAAGGACATGCCCGCCGAACAGCGTGGGATTTTTATCGCCGGTGACGACGTATCCTGGACACCTGCGTGGGTCGAGGGCGCGGTGCAAACCTCGCTGAATGCGGTGTGGGGCATCATGACCCACTTCGGCGGCGGCACTCACCCCGAGAACCCGGGCCCAGGTGATGTCTTTGACGAAATCGGCCCGATCGCCCTGGCCGATTAA
- the pqqF gene encoding pyrroloquinoline quinone biosynthesis protein PqqF produces MPAPAHPHYLDLTLANGLRVSLRHAPRLKRCAAMLRVAAGSHDVPLAWPGLAHFLEHLLFLGTARFPTSEGLMAYVQRQGGQVNASTRERTTDFFFELPVPTFAGGLERLADMLTHPRLTIEDQVREREVLQAEFVAWSQDAKAQQQVALLEGLAADHPLRGFHAGNRDSLPVEREAFQQALWEFHREFYQSGQMTLILAGPQSLEELQALAQCFSDELAPGPLRPQTAAPALMPGHARSYQHVAQNHLHHVITCGASRQALEFLCTWLNAAAPGGLLAELKARKLASAMQASVLYAFAGQAVLDIDFTLATQDDSATQIEALLHDWLSFFAHSNWASLREEFALLNARQQQVQSALAVARNEREDLSEQGAAALKALLDSLHLKPFQHPWQLPPSNPFLRAPAKEERAGLIRGQTSAHRGLRTFAQDRSRGRREVSALTFSQALADDTDEGALYLQWQFDNAAPVGLEHTLQPLRENARQAGVELSFETIGNDFLVKMVGLHQPMPAVLDVLAQSLSLTQDAAPAATPMIAIRELLKALPVCCSDTRSGPVSWATARWHGLGFGLPAACEAAIKIAAVRLPGQPTSIERTPRPLGGQKLWHEVETDANEAALLLFCPTPTPSLADEAAWRLLGHLLQGPFYQRLRVEQQIGYAVFSGIRQVNGQTGLLFGVQSPSVSLSGIVDHLQGFLKQLPSLIDSSPDLGNQALAQQFNARQVPLSQAAELLWQAQLAGHPSGYLELLQQLIQNRTREDVQRAAQQLNDAAGGWRCLANGPSINDYWQPAG; encoded by the coding sequence ATGCCTGCGCCGGCCCACCCTCATTACCTTGACTTGACCCTGGCCAACGGCCTGCGGGTTTCCTTGCGCCATGCGCCACGCTTGAAGCGTTGCGCCGCGATGTTGCGCGTGGCCGCCGGCAGCCATGACGTGCCATTGGCGTGGCCGGGCTTGGCGCATTTTCTTGAGCATTTGCTGTTTCTCGGCACCGCGCGCTTTCCCACAAGCGAAGGCTTGATGGCTTACGTGCAGCGCCAGGGTGGGCAGGTCAACGCCAGCACCCGCGAACGCACCACGGACTTCTTCTTTGAGTTGCCAGTGCCAACCTTTGCCGGCGGACTCGAGCGGCTGGCGGATATGCTCACCCATCCGCGCCTGACGATTGAAGACCAGGTGCGTGAGCGCGAAGTGCTGCAGGCGGAGTTTGTGGCCTGGTCCCAGGATGCCAAGGCGCAGCAGCAAGTTGCGCTGCTGGAAGGCTTGGCGGCGGACCATCCGCTGCGCGGTTTTCATGCCGGTAACCGGGATAGTCTGCCGGTGGAGCGTGAGGCCTTTCAGCAGGCACTGTGGGAATTTCACCGCGAGTTCTATCAGAGCGGGCAGATGACGTTGATTCTTGCTGGCCCGCAGTCACTGGAAGAACTGCAAGCGTTGGCCCAGTGTTTCAGCGACGAGTTGGCCCCTGGCCCGCTGCGCCCACAAACCGCAGCGCCAGCATTGATGCCAGGCCACGCGCGCAGCTATCAACACGTCGCCCAGAATCACCTGCACCACGTCATCACCTGTGGCGCTTCTCGCCAAGCGCTGGAGTTTCTTTGCACCTGGCTCAACGCTGCGGCGCCGGGTGGTTTACTGGCTGAGCTGAAAGCACGAAAACTGGCCAGCGCAATGCAGGCGTCCGTGCTTTATGCGTTCGCCGGGCAAGCCGTGTTGGATATCGACTTTACCCTCGCTACTCAAGACGATTCGGCTACGCAAATCGAAGCATTGCTGCACGATTGGCTGAGCTTTTTCGCACACAGCAACTGGGCATCTTTGCGCGAAGAGTTCGCCTTGCTGAACGCTCGCCAGCAACAGGTGCAAAGCGCACTGGCGGTGGCGCGAAATGAACGTGAAGACTTGTCGGAACAAGGCGCTGCCGCACTGAAAGCGCTGCTGGATTCGCTGCACCTTAAACCATTCCAGCACCCTTGGCAGTTGCCGCCCAGCAACCCGTTCCTGCGGGCACCTGCCAAAGAAGAACGCGCCGGGCTGATTCGCGGCCAGACCAGCGCCCACCGGGGTTTGCGCACCTTCGCCCAGGACCGCTCCCGAGGCCGTCGGGAGGTGTCGGCGCTGACATTCAGCCAGGCATTGGCGGATGACACCGATGAAGGCGCGCTGTATCTGCAATGGCAGTTTGATAACGCCGCGCCCGTGGGGTTGGAACATACGTTACAACCATTGCGCGAGAATGCCCGGCAGGCCGGCGTTGAGTTGTCTTTCGAAACGATCGGCAATGATTTCCTGGTGAAAATGGTCGGTCTTCATCAGCCCATGCCGGCTGTTCTGGACGTATTGGCGCAAAGCTTAAGCCTGACACAAGACGCCGCACCCGCCGCAACACCGATGATCGCCATCCGAGAGCTGCTCAAGGCGCTGCCTGTTTGCTGCTCCGACACTCGTTCCGGGCCAGTGTCATGGGCGACCGCTAGATGGCATGGGCTCGGCTTTGGATTACCGGCCGCTTGTGAAGCCGCGATCAAAATCGCCGCAGTCCGGCTACCGGGTCAGCCGACAAGCATTGAGCGCACGCCGCGACCCCTCGGCGGTCAGAAACTCTGGCACGAGGTGGAAACCGACGCCAACGAAGCCGCTCTACTGCTTTTTTGCCCCACGCCCACACCTTCCCTGGCCGATGAAGCCGCGTGGCGACTGCTTGGGCATCTACTCCAAGGGCCTTTTTACCAGCGTCTGCGGGTCGAGCAACAAATCGGCTACGCGGTATTCAGCGGCATCCGACAGGTCAACGGGCAAACCGGGCTACTATTTGGCGTGCAGTCCCCCAGCGTTTCATTGAGCGGGATCGTCGATCACCTGCAAGGCTTTCTGAAGCAATTACCGTCGTTAATCGACAGCAGCCCAGACTTGGGCAACCAGGCCCTGGCGCAGCAATTTAATGCCCGGCAAGTGCCGCTCAGCCAGGCCGCCGAGCTGCTGTGGCAGGCGCAGTTGGCGGGCCACCCGTCGGGTTATCTGGAGCTGCTACAACAGTTGATACAAAACCGCACACGCGAGGATGTGCAGCGTGCCGCCCAGCAACTCAACGACGCTGCCGGCGGCTGGCGTTGCCTAGCCAACGGCCCATCTATCAACGATTACTGGCAACCGGCAGGCTGA
- a CDS encoding YqaE/Pmp3 family membrane protein, with protein MDIIRIIIAILLPPLGVFLQVGFGGAFWLNILLTLCGYFPGIIHAVYIIAKR; from the coding sequence ATGGACATTATTCGTATCATCATCGCTATCCTGCTGCCGCCACTGGGTGTGTTCCTGCAAGTGGGTTTCGGCGGCGCGTTCTGGCTGAATATCCTGCTGACCCTGTGCGGCTACTTCCCCGGCATCATCCACGCGGTGTACATCATCGCCAAGCGCTGA
- the pqqA gene encoding pyrroloquinoline quinone precursor peptide PqqA: MTWSKPAYTDLRIGFEVTMYFASR, from the coding sequence ATGACCTGGTCCAAACCCGCTTACACTGATCTGCGTATCGGTTTCGAAGTCACCATGTACTTCGCCAGCCGTTGA
- the pqqE gene encoding pyrroloquinoline quinone biosynthesis protein PqqE: MPEKPPIGLPLWLLAELTYRCPLQCPYCSNPLDFAEQGKELSTEQWIKVFREAREMGAAQLGFSGGEPLVRQDLAELIAEARKLGFYTNLITSGIGLTEQKISDFKKAGLDHIQISFQASDEQVNNLLAGSKKAFAQKLEMARAVKAHGYPMVLNFVTHRHNIDKIDRIIELCIALEADFVELATCQFYGWAQLNRVGLLPTQEQLVRAERITNEYRAKLEAEGHPCKLIFVTPDYYEERPKACMNGWGSIFLTVTPDGTALPCHGARQMPVQFPNVRDHSMQHIWYDSFGFNRFRGYDWMPEPCRSCDEKEKDFGGCRCQAFMLTGDASNADPVCSKSEQHGIILNAREEAEHATQTIEQLAFRNERNSRLIAKG, from the coding sequence TTGCCTGAAAAGCCACCAATCGGCCTGCCACTGTGGTTGCTCGCCGAGCTGACTTATCGCTGCCCGTTGCAGTGCCCGTATTGCTCCAATCCGCTGGATTTTGCCGAGCAGGGTAAAGAGCTGAGCACTGAACAGTGGATCAAGGTGTTTCGCGAAGCGCGGGAAATGGGCGCCGCGCAACTGGGCTTTTCCGGTGGTGAACCGCTGGTGCGCCAGGACCTTGCCGAACTGATCGCCGAGGCGCGCAAGCTGGGTTTCTACACCAACCTGATCACCTCGGGCATCGGCCTCACCGAGCAGAAGATCAGTGACTTCAAGAAGGCTGGCCTGGACCATATCCAGATCAGCTTCCAGGCCAGCGATGAGCAGGTGAACAACCTGCTGGCCGGCTCGAAAAAAGCCTTCGCGCAAAAGCTGGAAATGGCCCGCGCAGTGAAGGCGCACGGCTACCCGATGGTGCTGAACTTCGTCACCCATCGGCACAATATCGACAAGATCGACCGCATTATCGAACTGTGCATTGCCCTGGAGGCAGACTTCGTCGAGCTCGCCACCTGCCAGTTCTACGGCTGGGCGCAGCTCAATCGTGTGGGTTTGTTGCCGACCCAGGAACAGCTGGTTCGCGCCGAGCGCATCACCAACGAATACCGCGCCAAGCTCGAAGCTGAAGGCCACCCGTGCAAGCTGATTTTCGTGACACCGGATTACTACGAGGAACGCCCGAAAGCCTGCATGAACGGCTGGGGCAGTATTTTTCTGACAGTGACTCCGGACGGCACCGCCCTGCCTTGCCACGGCGCCCGACAGATGCCAGTGCAATTTCCCAATGTGCGCGACCACAGCATGCAACACATCTGGTACGACTCGTTTGGCTTCAACCGCTTTCGCGGCTACGACTGGATGCCCGAGCCATGCCGGTCATGCGATGAAAAGGAAAAAGACTTCGGCGGCTGCCGTTGCCAGGCGTTCATGCTCACAGGCGATGCGAGCAATGCCGACCCGGTGTGCAGCAAGTCCGAGCAGCACGGCATCATCCTCAACGCACGGGAAGAAGCCGAACATGCCACCCAGACCATCGAGCAGTTGGCCTTTCGCAACGAGCGTAACTCACGGCTCATTGCAAAAGGCTGA
- the pqqB gene encoding pyrroloquinoline quinone biosynthesis protein PqqB, giving the protein MFVQILGSAAGGGFPQWNCNCVNCAGFRDGSLRAQARTQSSIAISDDGVNWVLCNASPDIRAQLQGFAPMQPGRALRDTGISAIILMDSQIDHTTGLLSLREGCPHQVWCTDMVHEDLSTGFPLFTMLTHWNGGLAWNRIKLDASFTIPACPNLRFTPLPLRSAAPPYSPHRFDPHPGDNIGLIVEDLRTGGKLFYAPGLGKVDAPLLEIMAGSDCLLVDGTMWDDDEMQRRGVGTRTGREMGHLAQNGPGGMLEVLEQLPEQRKVLIHINNTNPILDEDSPERAELVRRNVEVAYDGMSIEL; this is encoded by the coding sequence ATGTTTGTCCAGATTCTAGGTTCCGCCGCCGGCGGTGGCTTCCCGCAGTGGAACTGCAACTGCGTGAACTGCGCAGGCTTTCGCGACGGTAGCCTGCGCGCCCAGGCGCGTACCCAGTCGTCCATCGCGATTTCTGACGATGGCGTGAACTGGGTGCTGTGCAATGCATCGCCGGATATCCGTGCGCAACTGCAAGGCTTCGCACCGATGCAACCCGGCCGCGCCCTGCGCGATACCGGCATCAGCGCGATCATCCTGATGGACAGCCAGATCGACCACACCACCGGCCTGTTGAGCCTGCGCGAAGGCTGCCCTCACCAGGTGTGGTGCACCGACATGGTCCATGAAGACCTCAGCACCGGTTTCCCGTTGTTCACCATGTTGACTCACTGGAACGGCGGCCTGGCCTGGAACCGTATTAAGCTGGACGCCAGCTTCACCATCCCGGCCTGCCCGAACCTGCGCTTTACCCCGCTGCCCTTGCGCAGCGCCGCCCCGCCCTATTCGCCACACCGCTTTGACCCGCACCCAGGCGATAACATCGGCCTGATCGTCGAAGACCTGCGCACCGGCGGCAAGCTGTTCTATGCACCGGGCCTGGGCAAAGTCGATGCGCCGCTGCTGGAAATCATGGCGGGCAGCGACTGCCTGCTGGTGGACGGCACGATGTGGGACGACGATGAAATGCAGCGCCGGGGCGTCGGCACGCGCACCGGCCGCGAGATGGGCCACTTGGCGCAAAACGGTCCCGGCGGCATGCTCGAAGTACTCGAGCAGTTACCTGAGCAGCGCAAGGTGCTTATCCACATCAACAACACCAACCCGATCCTCGACGAAGACTCCCCCGAGCGCGCCGAGCTGGTGCGGCGCAATGTCGAAGTGGCCTACGACGGCATGAGCATTGAATTGTAG
- the pqqC gene encoding pyrroloquinoline-quinone synthase PqqC: MTDTPLTTAEFEAALRSKGAFYHIHHPYHVAMYEGRATREQIQGWVANRFYYQVNIPLKDAAILANCPDREIRREWIQRLLDHDGAPGEDGGIEAWLRLGQAVGLDPDQLRSQELVLPGVRFAVDAYVNFARRASWQEAASSSLTELFAPQIHQSRLDSWPQHYPWIDPAGYEYFRTRLGQARRDVEHGLAITLQHYTTREGQERMLEILQFKLDILWSMLDAMSMAYELNRPPYHSVTEQRVWHKGITL, from the coding sequence GTGACTGACACACCGTTGACCACCGCCGAGTTCGAAGCCGCCCTGCGGTCCAAAGGCGCCTTCTACCATATCCATCACCCGTACCACGTGGCGATGTATGAAGGCCGCGCTACCCGCGAGCAGATCCAGGGCTGGGTCGCCAACCGTTTCTACTATCAGGTGAACATCCCGCTCAAAGACGCCGCGATCCTGGCCAACTGCCCGGACCGCGAGATCCGCCGCGAGTGGATCCAGCGCCTGCTCGACCACGACGGCGCGCCCGGTGAAGACGGCGGTATCGAAGCCTGGCTGCGCCTGGGCCAGGCCGTCGGCCTCGACCCCGACCAGTTGCGCTCCCAGGAGTTGGTGCTGCCCGGTGTGCGTTTTGCAGTAGATGCCTACGTCAATTTTGCCCGCCGCGCCAGTTGGCAGGAAGCTGCCAGCAGCTCGCTGACCGAACTGTTTGCGCCGCAGATCCACCAGTCGCGCCTCGACAGCTGGCCGCAGCACTACCCGTGGATCGACCCGGCCGGTTATGAGTATTTCCGTACGCGTTTGGGCCAGGCGCGTCGCGACGTAGAACATGGTTTGGCGATCACGCTGCAGCACTACACCACCCGCGAAGGCCAGGAACGCATGCTGGAAATCCTGCAGTTCAAACTCGACATTCTGTGGAGCATGCTGGATGCCATGAGTATGGCCTACGAACTCAACCGCCCGCCGTATCACAGCGTGACCGAGCAGCGGGTCTGGCATAAAGGGATCACCCTATGA
- the pqqD gene encoding pyrroloquinoline quinone biosynthesis peptide chaperone PqqD: protein MSFDRSKTPTWRQGYRYQYEPAQKGHVLLYPEGMIKLNDSAALIGGLIDGERDVAAIIAELDKQFPGVPELGKDIEDFMEVARAEHWIELA, encoded by the coding sequence ATGAGCTTTGATCGCAGCAAAACACCCACCTGGCGCCAGGGCTATCGCTATCAATACGAGCCAGCGCAGAAAGGCCACGTGTTGCTCTACCCCGAAGGCATGATCAAGCTCAACGACAGCGCCGCCTTGATCGGCGGCCTGATCGACGGCGAGCGCGACGTGGCCGCCATCATCGCCGAGCTGGATAAACAATTCCCCGGCGTGCCTGAACTCGGTAAAGACATCGAGGATTTCATGGAGGTTGCCCGTGCTGAGCACTGGATCGAACTTGCCTGA
- a CDS encoding Lrp/AsnC family transcriptional regulator has product MPALDEIDRQLIAALQINARESVAMLARQLGIARTTVTSRLARLEKTQVITGYGVRLGQRVVDGGLQAYVGITVQARSGKEVLRRLSAMAQVQQLCAVSGEFDYVAWLRTDSPEQLDQLLDQIGSVEGVEKTTTSIILSNKLDRGQPV; this is encoded by the coding sequence TTGCCCGCCCTCGACGAAATCGATCGCCAACTGATCGCCGCCTTGCAGATCAACGCCCGCGAAAGCGTAGCCATGCTAGCCCGGCAGTTGGGGATTGCGCGCACCACGGTGACCTCGCGCCTGGCGCGCCTGGAGAAAACCCAGGTGATCACCGGTTATGGCGTGCGCCTCGGGCAGCGTGTGGTCGATGGGGGTTTGCAGGCGTATGTCGGCATCACCGTTCAAGCGCGTTCGGGCAAGGAAGTGCTGCGCAGGCTGAGCGCCATGGCGCAGGTTCAGCAGTTGTGTGCGGTGAGTGGCGAGTTCGATTACGTGGCTTGGCTGCGCACTGATTCGCCGGAACAGTTGGACCAGTTGCTGGACCAGATCGGCAGCGTCGAGGGCGTGGAAAAAACCACCACGTCGATCATCCTCAGTAACAAATTGGACCGTGGCCAGCCAGTTTGA
- a CDS encoding carbon-nitrogen hydrolase family protein — protein sequence MRVALYQCPPLPLDVAGNLKRLHQLAHEATGADVLVLPEMFLSGYNIGAEAVGALAEAQDGPSAQAIAELAKSAGLAILYGYPERAEDGQIYNAVQLIDAHGQRLCNYRKTHLFGDLDHSMFSAGEDDFPLVELNGWKLGFLICYDLEFPENTRRLALAGAEVILVPTANMVPFDFVADVTVRARAFENQCYVAYANYCGHEGEIQYCGQSSIAGPNGQRIAQAGLDEALIVGTLDRQSILDARAANHYLQDRRPELYGALHKP from the coding sequence ATGCGTGTCGCCCTGTACCAATGCCCACCGCTGCCGCTGGATGTGGCCGGCAACCTCAAGCGCCTGCATCAATTGGCCCATGAGGCCACCGGTGCCGACGTGCTGGTGCTGCCGGAGATGTTCCTCAGCGGTTACAACATCGGTGCCGAAGCGGTGGGCGCACTCGCCGAAGCCCAGGATGGGCCGTCGGCACAGGCGATTGCCGAGCTGGCCAAAAGCGCCGGTTTGGCAATCCTCTACGGTTACCCGGAGCGGGCTGAGGACGGGCAGATCTACAACGCCGTGCAGTTGATCGATGCCCACGGCCAGCGCCTGTGCAACTACCGCAAGACTCATCTGTTTGGCGACCTGGACCACTCGATGTTCAGTGCCGGGGAAGATGACTTCCCGCTGGTGGAGCTTAACGGCTGGAAGCTCGGGTTTCTGATCTGCTACGACCTGGAGTTCCCGGAAAACACCCGCCGCCTGGCCCTGGCCGGTGCCGAGGTGATCCTGGTGCCGACGGCCAATATGGTGCCGTTCGACTTTGTTGCCGACGTGACCGTGCGGGCGCGGGCCTTTGAAAACCAATGCTATGTGGCCTACGCCAACTACTGTGGGCACGAAGGCGAGATTCAGTATTGCGGGCAAAGCAGTATTGCTGGGCCCAATGGCCAGCGAATCGCCCAGGCGGGATTAGATGAAGCGCTGATCGTCGGTACGCTGGATCGCCAGTCGATCCTGGATGCACGCGCGGCCAATCACTACCTGCAAGACCGTCGCCCAGAGTTGTACGGCGCGCTGCACAAGCCCTGA